Part of the Kineococcus aurantiacus genome, TGCGCTGTACGCGTTCCTGGCCAGCTGGACCGAGTTCCTCGGGGCGCTCACGTTCCTCACCGACGACCGCCTCTACACGCTGCCGCTGTCGCTGGTGAACCTGCAGTCCGGGGCGTACGGGGCCGTGAACTACGGCTACCTCGTGGCCGGGGCCGTCGTGGCGATGGTGCCGTGCGTCGTCCTCTACGTCGCGCTGCAGCGGTTCTACGTCGCCGGCCTGGCCTCGGGCGCCGTCAAGGGCTGACGGGGCACCGGGCCGGGCGACGCAGGAGGGGGTGGTCACCGCGGGAACCCGCGGCGGCCACCCCCTCCTCGTGCCGGTGGGTCAGGGCGCCCAGCTGAAGATGCCGGGCACGCGGAACGTGCGGTCGGGGGTCCCGCCCTCGCCGTCGAACCCGACGGTGATGCCGAAGACCTTCGCGTGCAGCAGGGTCGTGGGGCGCTTCCCGCACACGCCGTACTCGGCCGGCGTGGGGAACTCCAGGGTGGCGACGAGCTTGGCGGAGTTCGAGTCGATCCGGGTGTACCCGTTGACGTCCGAGTACGGCGTCGCGGGGAGGATCGGCAGCGTGCTCTTGACCAGCCGGGGGCGCGGGTCGTCCCCGCACGCCACGGCGGCGTGCATCCGGGCCGAACCGCGGCTACCGACGGAGCCGAGCCCGGAGATCGGGCAGCCCTCCGCGCTGGTCTCGTCGTCGCACGCGACGACGCCGCCGAAGGCGTCGAAACCGGTCAGCGTGAGCCGCAGGTCGACGTACCCGCAGTCGCTGATGGGCGGGTAGTCCGTCGTGCACTTCGGGTAGATCGGCGTGTCGGCGGGGCCGTAGGTCTCGACCTGGGCCGAGGCGAGCTGGACCGTCGGCGCGGTCGTGCCGGTGGTGGTGCCGGTGGCCGCGCCCGCCGGGGCGGCGGCCGCGACGGTGAGCGCGAGCGCGGTGGCGAGCGCCCCGGCGGCGGCGGTGGTGCGTTTCACTGGTTCCCCCCGAGTGAGTGCTGGGGACCCACCCCCATGGGCCCGGACAGCAGTGTGACCGTCACCCGCTGTCACTGCAAGCAACTTGGACTACTCCGCGCGGGTGAACTCAGGCGGCGGTCCGGACCGCCTACACCAGCACTTCCAGGGGCCGCAGCAACGGCCCGGACGTCCGGACCTCCTCCCACGCGCGGGCCAGCCGCTGGACCGCCGGCGCGACGGCGTCGACGTCGAGGCCGAAGGGCAGCCGCAGGTAGCGCTCGAACTCCCCGTCGAGGCCGAAGCGGGGCCCGGCGGTGACCAGGACGCCGCGACGCCGCGCCGCCAGGGCCAGCGCCGAGCTGGTGGCCGTGCCGAGGTTCACCCACAGGGCCAGCCCCCCGCTCACGCCGGGGACCCGCCACTGCGGCAGCACCTCCGCCAGTTCCGCGACGAGGGCGTCGCGGCGCGAGCGCAGGGCGCGGCGGCGGCCGACGAGGACGTCGTCGAGCCGGGGCAGGCAGCGGGCCACGACGAGCTGCTCCAGGACGGGGGTGCCCAGTTCCCACGGCGACCGGTGCGCGGCCAGGTGCCGGACGGTCGCGGCGTCGGCGCGGACCCAGCCGATCCGCAGCCCGCCCCACAGCGACTTGGCGGCCGAGCCGACGTGCAGGACGTCCGCGGGGAACGGGGTGGACCGCGCCGGCGGGTCGATCGCGAGGTCGGCGGTCGTCTCGTCGACGACGAGCCGGGTCCCGTACCGCCGCGCCAGTTCCACGACCCTCGCCCGCTGCGCCGCGGGCATCACCGCGCCGGTCGGGTTCTGGAACGTCGGCATCAGGTAGGCCAGGGCGGGCCGCGTCCGGGCGAAGGCGTCCTCCAGGGCGTCCGCGTCCCACCCGCCGGGCCGCTCGCCGTGCGCGGCGGTGACCGGCACGGCGACGAGCCGCCCGCCGGCGGCGCGGGCCGCGTCGAGGGCGTGCGGGTAGCCGGGGCTCTCGACGAGGACTCGGTCGCCCGGGGTCAGGACGCTGCGGCAGACCAACCCGACGGCGTGCTGGGCGCCGAGGGTCACGAGCACCTCGTCCGGGGTCGTGGGCAGGCCGCGGGCGGTGTACCGCGCGGCCAGCGCGGTGCGCAGCTCGGGGACCCCGAGCAGTTCGTACCCGTCGCCGCGCAGGTGGTCGGCGGCGTCGTCGACGGCCGCCCGCAGCGCCTCCTGGACCTCCGGCGCCGCCGGCAGCACGGCCCGGGTGAGGTCGAAGGTGGCCGAGGCCAGGGGGTGCGGCTCGACGGCGGGTCCGGTGGCGGGCAGCACCAGGACGCTGCCCGACCCGCGGACGCTGCGCAGCAGCCCCTCCTCGCGCAGCCGCGCGTAGGCGGCCGCGACGGTGGTGCGGCTGACGCCGAGCGCCGCGGCGAGCTCCCGCTCGGCGGGCAGCCGGGTCCCGGAGGCGATGCGGCCGTCGACGAGCAGCAGCCGGATGCGCCCGGCGAGCGCGCGCAGGGCCGGTCCGTCGTCGCGCCACCGGCCGAGGAGGTGGCGCAGGCTGGACGCGGAGAGGGTGGGCACCAGGCCACCGTACTCGGATTGGCACTGTCGAAGGGGGTGTTGGATGCGGTCCAATCCTGGGGTGAGAAGTCCACTGCCCGTCGCCCGGCTCGTCCAGCTCCTCGTCGGCCTCGTCCTGTACGGCGTCGGCGAGGGCCTCATGGTGCTCGCCCACGTCGGGGTCGGGCCCTGGTCGGTGCTCGCCACCGGGCTCGCCGACCTGACGGGCGCCGGCGTCGGCTGGCTCACCAACCTCATCGGCCTCGTGGTCCTCCTGCTGTGGATCCCGTTGCGGCAGAAGCCGGGGATCGGGACCCTGCTCAACGTCCTGCTCGTGGGGACGGTCATCGAGGCGACCGTCGACCTGCTCCCGGCCCCCGAGCTGCTCGCCGTGCGGGTCCCGCTGTTCGCCGCCGGGATGGTGCTGCTGGCCGTCGCCAGCGGCGTCTACATCGGCGCCGGCCTCGGGCCCGGGCCGCGGGACGGCCTGATGACCGGCCTGCACGCGCGGACGGGCCGGCCGATCTGGCTGTGCCGGTGCGCGGTGGAGGTCTCGGCGCTCGTGCTGGGGTGGCTCATGGGCGGCGACGTCGGGGTGGGGACCGTGGTGTTCGCGTTCGGCATCGGCCCCCTCGTGGGGTTCGTGCTGCCGCGCCTCGACGCGTCCCGGCGGTCCGCGGTGCTCCCGGTGCCGGCCCGGTAGCGTCCGGGCATGCCGTACTTCGCCGCCACCTACGCCTACACGCCCGACACCCAGACGCGGGACGCCGTGCGCCCGGCCCACCGGGAGTACCTGGCGTCCCTGGAGCAGCTCGTCCTGTCCGGTCCCACCGACGACGACGGCGCCCTCCTGCTCTTCGAGGCCCCCGACGCCGCGGCCGTCGAGGCGCTGCTCGACGCCGACCCGTTCCACCTCGACGGCCGGGTCGTCGGGTCCCGCCGCGTCGTCGGCTGGAACCCGGTGCTGGGGCGGCTGAAGAGCGCCCTCTGACCCCTGCCGGGCTCCGCGGCGTCACCCCGCGGCCAGCGGCCGACCGAGTTCACGCCGCACCGCCCGCAGCGACTCCTCCTGCTGGGCCTCGTAGAGGTCGAAGGGGTCCAGCACGGGGGCGCCGATCGCCTCCGAGAGCCGGGCCGCGTCCCACACCGCCCCCGCCCGGGCGTCGTCGCGGGTGCCCTCGTCGGTGAGGTTGGACTGGAAGATGCCCGCCGCCGAGCGGGGCAGGAAGTCCTCGTAGACGATCGGTTCCGCCACGAGCACCCCGGTGCGCAGCAGGGTGCCCGGGTCCGCGTCGGCCGTCCCCGCCGCGCGGTCGCCGACGGCCCACGTCGCGAACCCCAGCCCCTGCGCGAGGAGTTCGCGCTCGGTCGCCGGCAGGTTCTCCCGCCACACCTCCCGGGCCACCTCGACACGGGTGCGCACCTCACCCGGCCGGGCCCGGCGCGCGTCCACCTCGGCGACCATCGCGTCGTACAGGTCCCGGCCACGGCGGGTCAGGGCGATGCCGCGCTGCTCCACCTCCCCGAACCGGACGCGCAGGGTGGCGCGCTCGACGCGGCCGTCGGGCAGCCGGAACACCCGGTCCTCGGCCAGGGCCCGGAACGACGTCTGCCGCAGCAGGACGTCGGGCCCCTCCCAGGCCGGGGGGCCCTGGATCTCGTCGATCATCTCGATCCCCCGGGCCCGCATGCGCGCGTAGAGGTCGTCGATGTCCAGCACCCGCGGCGTCAGGTGGTTGACGTGGGTGGAGGGGACCCCGCCGATGTCGGCGGCGACGGAGGAGACGGTCTCCAGGTGCTCGTACCAGGCCTTGTCGACCGGTTCGCCGGACAGCGCGAACGCGGCCGCGGCCAGGGTCAGCAGCCGCCCGGCGGCCGGCTCGTCCAGACCCCCGCCGGTGGCGGCCGCGTCGGCCAGGTCCAGCAGCTCGTCCCCGAACAGCCGGCGGGCGGCGAGGAACCGTTCCAGCCGCTCGCGGGTCGGGTCGTCGAAGAACCGGCGGTCGTCGGTGGCCAGCACGGAGGTGAAGACGCGGAACGGGTTGCGCGCCAGCTCCTCCGGGTCGACGGGGCGGAACGCCGTCGAGACCACGGGGACCGAGCTGCGGGAGGCGTCGCGCAGGTCGTAGAACCCGACGGGGTGCATGCCGAACGCGGCGAACACCCGCGCCACCTGCCCCAGCTCGCGGGCCGAGCCCACCCGGATCGCGCCGTGCCGCTCGGCGGTGACCCGCTCGACGCTGCCCAGGCGCTCGGCCGACCGGCCGCGCCGGGCGGCGACGTCGGCGTTGACGGCCCGGGAGACCTCCACGAGGTCCTCGTAGGCCGGGACCTCGCGGCCGTAGGTGGCGGCCAGGGCCAGGGCGAAGCGGGCCCGCAGTTCCCAGGTCGGGACGTGCGCCATCGGTGCTCCTTCCTCAGGGGTTCGCTCAGAGACGGACGTGGACGCGCCCGGGACGGCCGCTGCGGTCCATCGCCGCGCGCACCCGGTCCTGGGCGAGGCGGCGCGCGGCCGCGTGCGGGGGTTCCCCGGCCCGCCGGGCGGCGTCCAGGACGTCCACGGTGTTGCGGGACAACCGGTCCGCGACCGCGTCGAGGACCCGCTGCTCCTCGACGGGGAACACCGAGTACCGCGCGTCCATCGCGAACGCCGCGGCCACCACCCCGCCGGCGTTGGCGATGAAGTCGGGGACCACGACGACGCCCCGCTCGTGCAGCACCCGCAGCGCCGCCGCGTCGGCGGGCAGGTTCGCGCCCTCGACGACGACGCGGGCCCGCACCCCCGCGGCCAGCTGCGCGTCCAGGACGTCCTGGCGCGCGGCGGGCACGAGGACGTCGGTGTCCAGCAGCAGTTCCGCCCCGGCGGGCAGCAGCCGCGCGCCGGGCACGTCGCGGGCGACGTGGTGGACCAGGCCGTCGCCGTGCGCGGCGGCGGCCAGCAGCGCGGGCACGTCGAGGCCGTCGGGGCGGTGCACGGCCCCGGCGGCCGTGGAGACCGCGACGACCTGCGCGCCCAGGGCGTCCAGGCGGCGGGCGGCGGCCCGGCCCACGGCCCCGAAACCCTGGACCACGACGCGGGACCCGGCGACGGCACCGCCGGTCCAGGCCAGCGCCGCGGCGGCGGCCCCGGCGACGCCGTGGCCGGTGACGCCCCACTGGTCGTAGGGAACGCCGCCGGTCTCGCGGGGGCTGCCGACCGCGGCGCCGCGGTCGCGCAGCTCGTCCTGCACGACGGCCGCGTCGTCCTCACCGAGCCCCATGTCGAGGCCGACGACGTACTCCGAGGGCACCTCGTTGGCCAGGGCCCGCACGAACCGGCGCAGGTGCAGCTCCTTGTCCGGGGAGGCCGGGTCCCAGCGGATCCCGGCCTTGGCGCCGCCGAAGCCGAGGTCGACCGCGGCCCACTTCCAGGTCATGACCCGCGCCAGCCGTCCCACCTCCGAGACCGTGAGGTCCGGGGCCATGCGCGTACCGCCCTTGCCCATGCCGCGGGCGGTGTTGTCGATGACCAGGACCCCGCGCATCCCGCTGCGGGGTTCGGCGACGGTGACGACCTTCTCGGGCCCCCACTCGTCGACGTGGCTGAAGTCGTCGGCGATCACGCTGCGCCCGAACCGAAGTCGACGCCCTGCGCCAGCGGCAGGTCGCGGGAGAAGTTCACGGTGGTGGTGGCCCGGCGCATGTAGGCGCGCCAGGAGTCCGACCCGGCCTCGCGCCCGCCGCCGGTGGACTTCTCCCCGCCGAACGCGCCGCCGATCTCGGCGCCGGAAGTGCCGATGTTGACGTTGGCGATGCCGCAGTCGGACCCGACGACGGAGGTGAACAGCTCCGCCTCTCGCTGGTCGCGGGTGAACACCGCCGACGACAGCCCCTGCGGCACGTCGTTGTTGAGGGCGAGGGCCTCCTCGAACTCGCGGTAGCGCAGCACGTACAGCACGGGGGCGAACGTCTCGCGGCGCACGACGTCGAGCTGGGCGGGGACCTCCACGACCGCCGGCCGCACGTAGTGCGCCCGCTGCGGCCCGACCGCGACCCGCTCGCCGCCGACCACGACCGACCCGCCCCCGGCGACGGCCTCGTCGACGGCGGCGCGCATCGCGTCGTGGGTCGCGGCGGAGAACAGCGGGCCGACGAGGGTGGCCGGGTCGAAGGGGTCACCCACGCGCAGGCCGGAGTAGACGGTGCTCAGCCGGGCCAGCAGCTCGTCGGCGACGGACTCGTGGACGATGAGCCGCCGCAGCGTGGTGCAGCGCTGGCCGGCGGTCCCGGCCGCGGCGAACACGATGCCGCGCACCGCGAGGTCGAGGTCGGCGCTGGGGGTGACGATCGCGGCGTTGTTGCCGCCGAGCTCGAGGATCGCGCGCCCGAAACGGGCCGCGACCCGCGGGGCGATCTCGCGGCCGAGGCGCTCGGAGCCGGTCGCGGACAGGACCGGGACCAGGGGGCTGTCGACGAGGGGGGCCGCCCCGGTGGCGTCGGCGACGACGGTTCGGTTCAGGCCCGCGGGCATCCCCAGCTCGGCCGCGGCCCGTTCCAGCAGCGCGGAGGCGGCGAGCGCGACGAGCGGGGTGCGCTCGGAGGGTTTCCACACGACGGTGTCGCCGCAGACCAGGGCCAGCGCCGCGTTCCAGGCCCAGACGGCGGCGGGGAAGTTGAACGCCGAGATGACCCCGACGACGCCGACGGGGTGCCAGGTCTCGCTCAGCCGGTGCTCGGGGCGCTCGGAGGGCAGGGTCCGGCCCTCCAGCTGCCGGGACAGGCCCACGGCGAGGTCGCAGACGTCGACCATCTCCTGCACCTCACCCAGCGCCTCGGAGCGGATCTTGCCGACCTCGACGCCGATGAGGTCGGCGAGGGGTTCGCGGTGCTCGGTGAGCAGGTCGCCCAGCCGGCGGACCAGGCGCCCGCGGACGGGGGCCGGGACGGTGCGCCAGCGCAGCCACGTCTCGTGGGCGGCGGCGACCGCGGCCTCGACGTCGGCGGCACCGGCCGCGGGCACCGTCGCGACGACCTGCCCGTCGAGGGGGCTGACGACGTCGAAGGCAGCCCCGCCGGTGGTGGGGGAGGTGGCGGGGGGCGCCGGCCGGTCGGGGTCCACGCCGCAGGCGCGCAGCGCGGCGCGGGCGACGGCGCGCGGGTCGGTGCGCAGCTCGGTGGTGGGTCCGGTGGTCGATGCGGTGGTGGGCTCGGTGGTGGTGCTCACGGGGTCTCCTCGGGTGGGGCGGGTGCGGCGGCGGACGGGGCGCGGTCAGACGATGGCCACCTCGGTGCGCCGGACGGGCGCGGCGAAGCGGTCGGCGCTGAAGGCGCCGACGTCGAGGGCGGGGGTGCGGCCCAGCAGCAGGTCCCGCACGCACTCGGCCGCGGCGGGCGCCTGGAGGAACCCGTGGCCGGAGAAGCCGGTGGCGTACAGGAAGCGGAAGGGCGTGCCGGTGGCTTCCCCGATGAGGGCGTTGCGGTCGGGGGTCTCCTCGTACAGCCCGGCCCACCCGCGTTCGAGGGGGACGTCGGCCAGGGCGGGGGCGACCCGGCGCAGGACCGCGCGCAGCCCGGTGTGCCAGGCGGTGTCGACCTCGCGGTCGAAACCTGCCGGTTCCGCGGGGTCGGCCCAGCCCAGCAGCAGGCCGCCGTCCTCGCTGCCGTGGAAGTAGGCGGTGCTGGACTGGTCGATGGTGAAGGGCACCGCGTGCGGGCGCGCGGGGGAGGGCGGGGCGAAGGCGACCTGGCGGCGGCGGGGCACGACGGGCAGGTCCACCCCGGCCAGGGCGGCGAGCGCGCCGGACCACGCGCCGGCCGCGCAGACGACGGCGGGCGCCAGCACGGCCGAGTTGTCAGACAACCTCACGCGCGCCTGCCCGGCGGGTCCCTCCTCCACGGCGACGACCTCGGCGCCGGTGCGGAAGCGCACCCCGGCCGCGCGCGCCCGTCGCGCCAGGGCGTGGACGACGGCCCGCGGCCGGGCGAACCCGGCGTCGGGGGACCACACCGCGGCCAGCAGCCCGGTGGGGTCGAGGTAGGGGCAGCGGCGGACGGCCTCGGCGGGGTCGACGAGCCGGGTGGGGACGCCCAGGGCGTTCTGCACGCCGGCGCCGGCGGCGTGGCGCTCGACGTCGGCGGCGTCGCGCAGGGCGAACAGGTACCCGACCTCGCGCAGGCCGACGTCGGGCCCTCGCCCGCGCCCCGGTCCGTGCCCCTCGCCGCGGGCGAGGGCCCGGTAGGACTCCAGGCTGCGGCGGGCCAGTTCCACGTTGGCGGGGTCGGAGAACACGGCCCGCACCCCGCCGAGGGGTTTGCCGGAGGAACCGGCGGCGAGGTCGTCGCGTTCGAGCACGACCACGTCGGTCGTCCCCGCCCGCGCCAGCGCGTCCGCCACGGCGACGCCGAGGATGCCGCCGCCGATGACGACGACCGCGGCGCGTTCGACGTTCCCGGTGCCGGTCGCGCGGGGTACCCCTCCGTGCGTCGTGGTCACGGTTCTCCTCCCGGTCCGGTGGTTCGGTGGGTTCACCGTGCCGCCCGCGGGCCCACCGGACAAGCGACGGGTTCTGCGGTCGAACCGTTAGGTTCCCTGCATGGACGAGCTGGGTCGCGTGGGGTTGCGGGCGCTGGTGGAACTGGCCCGGCGGGGCAGCATCGCGGCGGTCGCCGAGGACACCGGGTACACCGCAGGCGCTGTCTCGCAGCAGATCGCGCGGCTGGAATCCGTGGTGGGGCACCCGCTGACGGTCCGTTCGGGCCGGGGGGTCCGGTTGACGGACGTGGGGCGGGTGCTGGCCGAGGAGGCCGTGGCCGTGCTGCGCGCGGAGGAGGCGGCGCTGGCCGCGGCGCGGGCGGCGCGCACCGAGGTCCGGGGTCAGTTGCGCATCGGGGTCTTCGGCAGCACCGCGGCGACGTTGCTCGCGCCGCTGGTCCTGCGGTCGGCGCAGGTCCACCCCGGGTTGCGGCTGACGAGCCGGGAGGTCGACGTGGACGACACCGCGGCGGCGGTGCGGCGCGGGGAGGTCGACGTCGCGTTCGGCGTGGAGTACCCCGACGCACCGATGCCGCGGCGGCCCGAGACCGAACTCGTGCCGCTGCTCACCGAGCGGTTCGCGCTGGCGGTGTCGCCGGAGGTTCCCGGGCCGGGACGCACCACGCTGTCCGCGGCGGCGCGGTGGCCGTGGATCCTCACGCCGGCCTGCACGCCGTTCGGGGCGGCGGTGCGCAACGCGTGCCGGTCGGCGGGTTTCGAACCCGACGTGCTGCACGAGGTGACGGACACGTCGGCGGCGCTGCTGCTGGCCGGCCGCGGGCTGGGGGTCACCCCGGTGACCCCGCTCATGCGGCGGCTGGGGACGGAGCCGGTGCGGGTGCTGGAGCTGGACGACGTCGTCGAGCGCCGGATCGTGCTGGTGCGCCACCGCGCGGACGCGGGCCGGGCGACGGTGCGGGCGCTGACCGAGGTGCTGCGCGCGGTGACGGCGGAGGAACCCGTCGGCTGAGCGGAAGTCGTACGAACAGCGTGCGACGAAACCGTTGACAGCAGTTGTCTGCTTGGACATTCTTTTGTCAGACAAGTTGCTGCAAAGTCTGATGGGAGGTGCCGGGTGATCGGGGTCATCGGTGACAACACCATCGACCGCTACGTCGGCGAGGTCGAGCGGACCTTCGTCGGCGGCAACGCGCTGAACGTCGCGGTGCAGCTGCACCGGCACGGGCGGCCCGTGCACTACTCCGGCGCCGTCGCCGACGACCCCGACGGGCAGGTCGTCCGCGCGGCCGTCGAGGCCCAGGGCGTGGGCGTGACCGGTCTGCGCACCGATCCCGGCGAGACGGCCGTGACGCTGGTGGAGGTCGCCGCCGACGGCGAGCGCTCCTTCGCCCGCGAGGACTTCGGCGTCACCGCCCGCTTCGTCCCCGCCGAGGCCGAACTGGACCTGCTCGCCCGCTGCGACTGGGTGCACCTCGGCATGACCGCTGCGGCGCAGCAGGTCCGCGACGCCCTGCGCGCCCGCGGCCCGGTGCGCCTCAGCCAGGACTGCGCCGTCAGCCCCGGCCACGACGGGCTGGAGGTCGCCTTCCTGTCCGTCGGCGACGACCGCTCCCGGGCGCCGGCCGCCGCCCGGGAGGCCCTCGCCGGCGGGGCCCGGCTGGCCGTCGCCACCTGCGGGGCCGCCGGCGCCTACGCCACCGACGGGCAGCGGGAGTGGTGGCAGGACGCCACCGCCGCCGACGTCGTCGACACCACCGGGGCCGGTGACTCCTTCATCGCCGGCTTCATCGCCGCGCGGGTGGACGGGCACGACGTGCCCACCGCCCTGCGCACCGGCTCGCAGTGGGCCGCCGCCACGTGCGGCCACCTCGCGGGCTGGCCGCAGGACCCCTCGTGACCTTCCCGGCGCCGCGCCGGGACCCCGACGACCGCCGCCCCTCCGGGCCGGCGGGACCCACCACCCAGGGAGTGGAACCATGCTGAACTTCGACGAAGAGCGCTTCGTGCGCATCCAGTCCGGCGCCGTCGGGCTCGCCGGGCAGCTGCACCGGGCCGTGGCCGACGCGCTGGAGGCCGGCGCGCAGAACCTGTTCTTCCTCGGCGCCGGCGGGGTCACCCTGCTGACCCACCCGGCCGCGCGCCTGCTGCAGACCACCTCGACCTTCCCCGTCCACCTGGACATGGCCGCCGAGCTCGTGGTGCGCGACAACGTGCACCTCGGGCCGCAGTCCCTCGTCGTCATGCCCTCGCTGTCGGGCACCACGAAGGAGGCCGTCGAGGCGCTGGAGTTCTGCCGCGCCAAGGGCGCCCGCGTCCTCACCCTCACCGGGCACGCCGACACCCCGATGGCGCAGCTGGCCGACGTGAACTTCACGAACTTCGCCGAGGACGACACCTCCAGCGAGTCGTACTACCTGCAGACCCTGCTCATCGCCCTGTCCGTCATGCACCTGCGCGGGGAGCACGACGCCTACCCGCAGACGGTCGCCGAGCTGGAGGCGCTGCCCGCCCAGCTCGTCGAGGTCAAGCGCGCGTTCGAGTCCCGCGCCGCGGAGATCGCCCGCACCATCAAGGACGAGCCGTACCACGTCATCACCGCGGCCGGGTCGGCCTGGCCCGAGGCGTACTACTACGGCATGTGCATCCTGGAGGAGATGCAGTGGATCCGGACCCGCCCGGTGCACGCCTCCGACTTCTTCCACGGCACCCTCGAACTCGTCGAGGCCGGCGTCAGCGTCGTCGTCCTCAAGGGCGAGGACGAGACCCGCCCGCTGGCCGAGCGCGTGGAGAAGTTCGTCCCCGACCACACCGAGAAGCTGCTGGTGCTGGACACCGCCGACTTCGAGCTGCCCGGCACCTCCGCCGCCGTGCGCGCGCTCGTCTCCCCGGTCCTGCTGGCCACGGCCCTGGAACGGCTCAGCGCCCACCTGGAGGTGCTGCGCGACCACCCGCTCACCACCCGCCGCTACTACCGGCGCCTGGACTACTGAGACCCGACCACCGACCGTTCCGACCACCCGACCCCGGAGGCCAGCGTGCCCGGCACCCGCCCGAGCGCCCCGCTCACCGCGGCGCTCGCCGCGCTCCCGCGGGAGACTCCGCAGGTGCCGCTCGTCGGGCTCGTCCCGGTGGGTTCAGTAGCGTCGCTCCCCTCGACGGAGGAGGGGACCACCATGCCCGACAAGCGGCCGCTGCCCAGCATCGTGCGCGACCAGCTCATGGACCTGCTGCGGGCGCAGGGGTTCAAGCCGGGGGACCGGCTGCCCAGCGAGGCGGAGATCTCCCGCCTGTGGGACGTCGGGCGCAGCAGCGTCCGGGAAGCGCTGAAGCTGCTGGAGCAGGAGGGGCTGGTCCAGGCCGAGCGCGGCCGGGGACGGTTCCTGTCCTCCCTCGGCAGCCTCAGCGTGGACCGGCCCATCACCCGGTTCGAGTCCGCCACCCAGATGCTGGCCAGCCTGGGGCGCAGCAGCCGCACCATGGTGCTGTCGGTCACCGAGACCGACCCCTCGCCCGAGGCGGTCGAGGCCCTCGGCCTGGCCGAGGGCGAACGGGTCGTCCGCCTCGAGCGGCTGCGCTCGGACGGGGACGACCCCCTCATCTACAGCGTCGACACCATCCCGGCCTTCTGCATCCCCGGCCCCGTCCGCCACGTGGACTGGACCGGCTCGCTCACCGAGCTGCTCGCCATCCAGGGGCACCTGCCCGTCTCCTCGGCCGCCCGCCTGCAGGCCGTCGAGCTGCCCGAGCAGGTGCGCACCCAGTACCACCTCGACGGTTTCGGCCCGTGGCTGCTCATCACCGAGACCGCCATCACCACGACCGGCCGCCGGGTCCTGCTCGCCGAGGACTACCACCGCGGTGACGCCTTCACCTTCAACGTCCTGCGCCGCTGAGCGACGCAGGGGCCAGCGCGCCGGCCCCGGCCGGCGACCACCCCCCGAGAGAGGTCCCATGTCCGCACGCACCGCGCTGAGGCTGCCGACCCCCGTCCCCGCCTCCCCCCAGGACCGTTCCTACTGGCTCGACACCACCGTCCCCGAGCGGGGTGACGAGCTGCCCGCCCTGCGCGGGGACACCACCGCCCGCGTCGCCGTCGTCGGCGGGGGGCTGACCGGCCTGTGGACGGCCTACCGCATCGTCCAGGCCCAGCCCGACGCGGACGTCGTCGTGCTGGAGGCCGAGTTCTGCGGCGCCGGGGCCTCGGGCCGCAACGGCGGCCAGGTCCACAGCTGGTGCGAGAGCCTGGACCGCCTCGAAGCCGTCGTCGGGCCCCGCGAGGCGGTCCGGCTGGCCCGCGCCTCGGTGGAGGCGATCGAGGAGCTCGCCGCCCTGCAGGACGGCGGCCTGGACATGGACCTGCGGCTGGACGGCTGGATCTGGGGCGCCAGCTCCCGGGCCCAGGAGGGGGCCTGGGCCGACGCCCTGGCCCGCAGCCGCGCCGCCGGCCTCGACGTCTACACCGAGCTGGACGCCGACGGGATGCTGGCCCGCACCGGGACGGCCACGTCGTACCAGGGCGTGGTGGAGGAACGCGCCGGGAGCCTGCACCCCGGCAAGCTCGTGCGCGGGCTGCGCGACCTCCTGCTCGCCCGGGGTGTGCGCATCCACGAGCGCACGCCCGTCACCGAGATCGGGTCCGGTCCGCGGCCGGTGCTGCGGACCCCCGGCGGCAGCGTCCGCGCCGAGAAGGTCCTGCTCGCCACCAACGCCTGGGCCGGGGCCATCCCCGAGATCAACCGCTTCATGTACTCCGTGGAGAGCCAGGTCGTCGTCACCGTCCCGATCCCGGACCGCCTCGACGCCCTGGGCTGGAAGAGCGGGGCGTCCATCTGCGACTCCCAGCGCCAGGTGCTGTACTTCCAGCGCACCGTGGACGGGCGCGTGCTGCTCGGGCAGGGCACCGGGAACCCCGTCTTCGCCGGCCGCCTCGGCGCCCGCACCAACCGCAACCCCCCGCTGGCGGCCAGC contains:
- a CDS encoding aminotransferase class I/II-fold pyridoxal phosphate-dependent enzyme — protein: MPTLSASSLRHLLGRWRDDGPALRALAGRIRLLLVDGRIASGTRLPAERELAAALGVSRTTVAAAYARLREEGLLRSVRGSGSVLVLPATGPAVEPHPLASATFDLTRAVLPAAPEVQEALRAAVDDAADHLRGDGYELLGVPELRTALAARYTARGLPTTPDEVLVTLGAQHAVGLVCRSVLTPGDRVLVESPGYPHALDAARAAGGRLVAVPVTAAHGERPGGWDADALEDAFARTRPALAYLMPTFQNPTGAVMPAAQRARVVELARRYGTRLVVDETTADLAIDPPARSTPFPADVLHVGSAAKSLWGGLRIGWVRADAATVRHLAAHRSPWELGTPVLEQLVVARCLPRLDDVLVGRRRALRSRRDALVAELAEVLPQWRVPGVSGGLALWVNLGTATSSALALAARRRGVLVTAGPRFGLDGEFERYLRLPFGLDVDAVAPAVQRLARAWEEVRTSGPLLRPLEVLV
- the hglS gene encoding 2-oxoadipate dioxygenase/decarboxylase, whose amino-acid sequence is MAHVPTWELRARFALALAATYGREVPAYEDLVEVSRAVNADVAARRGRSAERLGSVERVTAERHGAIRVGSARELGQVARVFAAFGMHPVGFYDLRDASRSSVPVVSTAFRPVDPEELARNPFRVFTSVLATDDRRFFDDPTRERLERFLAARRLFGDELLDLADAAATGGGLDEPAAGRLLTLAAAAFALSGEPVDKAWYEHLETVSSVAADIGGVPSTHVNHLTPRVLDIDDLYARMRARGIEMIDEIQGPPAWEGPDVLLRQTSFRALAEDRVFRLPDGRVERATLRVRFGEVEQRGIALTRRGRDLYDAMVAEVDARRARPGEVRTRVEVAREVWRENLPATERELLAQGLGFATWAVGDRAAGTADADPGTLLRTGVLVAEPIVYEDFLPRSAAGIFQSNLTDEGTRDDARAGAVWDAARLSEAIGAPVLDPFDLYEAQQEESLRAVRRELGRPLAAG
- a CDS encoding Glu/Leu/Phe/Val dehydrogenase, with the protein product MADDFSHVDEWGPEKVVTVAEPRSGMRGVLVIDNTARGMGKGGTRMAPDLTVSEVGRLARVMTWKWAAVDLGFGGAKAGIRWDPASPDKELHLRRFVRALANEVPSEYVVGLDMGLGEDDAAVVQDELRDRGAAVGSPRETGGVPYDQWGVTGHGVAGAAAAALAWTGGAVAGSRVVVQGFGAVGRAAARRLDALGAQVVAVSTAAGAVHRPDGLDVPALLAAAAHGDGLVHHVARDVPGARLLPAGAELLLDTDVLVPAARQDVLDAQLAAGVRARVVVEGANLPADAAALRVLHERGVVVVPDFIANAGGVVAAAFAMDARYSVFPVEEQRVLDAVADRLSRNTVDVLDAARRAGEPPHAAARRLAQDRVRAAMDRSGRPGRVHVRL
- a CDS encoding YciI family protein, which gives rise to MPYFAATYAYTPDTQTRDAVRPAHREYLASLEQLVLSGPTDDDGALLLFEAPDAAAVEALLDADPFHLDGRVVGSRRVVGWNPVLGRLKSAL